From one Anaeromyxobacter diazotrophicus genomic stretch:
- a CDS encoding PilN domain-containing protein, whose amino-acid sequence MIRINLLPVRVSKKKEAGKNQLVFFALAIVFALICNFWWSRSRGDEMTAREEKVKRTKAEIAQLEKIIGEVTNIKAQQQAVKDKLAVLEKLKAGRQGPVRMLDELAAITPKRLWLRKLDEKGGAITFDGSAGTIDDVSAFLAALKKSPFFSAVELKKTAAKRDGKFKLVDFTINAAVNYTPAVQLAAAAPEKR is encoded by the coding sequence ATGATCCGCATCAACCTGCTCCCGGTCCGGGTCTCGAAGAAGAAGGAGGCGGGCAAGAACCAGCTCGTCTTCTTCGCGCTCGCCATCGTCTTCGCGCTCATCTGCAACTTCTGGTGGAGCCGCAGCCGCGGCGACGAGATGACCGCGCGCGAGGAGAAGGTGAAGCGCACCAAGGCCGAGATCGCGCAGCTGGAGAAGATCATCGGCGAGGTCACGAACATCAAGGCGCAGCAGCAGGCGGTGAAGGACAAGCTGGCGGTCCTCGAGAAGCTCAAGGCCGGCCGGCAGGGCCCGGTGCGGATGCTGGACGAGCTGGCCGCGATCACGCCCAAGCGGCTCTGGCTGCGGAAGCTCGACGAGAAGGGCGGCGCCATCACCTTCGACGGCTCCGCCGGCACCATCGACGACGTCTCCGCCTTCCTGGCCGCGCTCAAGAAGTCGCCCTTCTTCAGCGCGGTGGAGCTGAAGAAGACCGCGGCGAAGCGGGACGGCAAGTTCAAGCTGGTCGACTTCACCATCAACGCCGCCGTCAACTACACCCCGGCCGTGCAGCTCGCGGCGGCCGCCCCCGAGAAGCGCTAG
- the pilM gene encoding type IV pilus assembly protein PilM: MAKSRLAVGLDIGSSSVKLVQLKERKGGYALQAFGVAKLPAETIVDGALMNSGAVVQAIQELLAEHKVKARDAAIGVRGHSVIIKKISLPRMSQDELDESIQWEAEQYIPFDVKDVNIDTQILTPGGDAAGQMDVLLVAAKKDMINDYTSVCAEAGLQTAVVDVDAFAVQNAFEASYDLAPGETVVLINVGASVTNINILAGGTTTFTRDVTMGGNAFTEEIQKQLNISAEEAEALKVGGQGETDAVVPQEVERVIQQVAEQLAGEIQRSLDFYAATAADNRIARVYLSGGTARIPALFKLIEQRAGVPVEVLNPFKAIDVDDRKFDPMLITQAAASAAVAVGLALRRAGDK; the protein is encoded by the coding sequence ATGGCGAAGAGCAGGCTCGCCGTCGGCCTCGACATCGGCTCCTCGAGCGTGAAGCTCGTCCAGCTCAAGGAGCGGAAGGGCGGCTACGCCCTCCAGGCCTTCGGCGTGGCGAAGCTGCCCGCGGAGACCATCGTCGACGGCGCCCTCATGAACTCGGGCGCCGTGGTGCAGGCCATCCAGGAGCTGCTGGCCGAGCACAAGGTCAAGGCCCGCGACGCCGCCATCGGCGTCCGCGGCCACTCCGTCATCATCAAGAAGATCTCGCTCCCCCGCATGTCCCAGGACGAGCTCGACGAGTCGATCCAGTGGGAGGCGGAGCAGTACATCCCGTTCGACGTCAAGGACGTGAACATCGACACGCAGATCCTGACGCCGGGCGGCGACGCCGCCGGGCAGATGGACGTGCTGCTCGTCGCCGCCAAGAAGGACATGATCAACGACTACACCTCCGTCTGCGCCGAGGCCGGCCTGCAGACGGCGGTGGTGGACGTGGACGCCTTCGCGGTCCAGAACGCGTTCGAGGCCAGCTACGACCTCGCGCCCGGCGAGACGGTGGTCCTCATCAACGTCGGGGCCTCGGTCACCAACATCAACATCCTGGCGGGCGGCACCACCACCTTCACGCGCGACGTGACGATGGGCGGCAACGCCTTCACCGAGGAGATCCAGAAGCAGCTCAACATCTCGGCCGAGGAGGCCGAGGCGCTCAAGGTGGGCGGGCAGGGCGAGACCGACGCGGTGGTGCCGCAGGAGGTCGAGCGGGTCATCCAGCAGGTGGCCGAGCAGCTCGCCGGCGAGATCCAGCGCTCGCTCGACTTCTACGCCGCCACCGCCGCCGACAACCGCATCGCGCGCGTCTACCTCTCGGGCGGCACCGCCCGCATCCCGGCGCTCTTCAAGCTCATCGAGCAGCGCGCCGGGGTGCCGGTCGAGGTGCTGAACCCGTTCAAGGCCATCGACGTCGACGACCGCAAGTTCGACCCGATGCTCATCACCCAGGCGGCCGCCAGCGCGGCGGTGGCGGTCGGGCTGGCCCTGCGCCGGGCGGGGGACAAGTAG
- a CDS encoding helix-turn-helix transcriptional regulator, giving the protein MNNVRVMREEQLLTKAELARKAGISALTLARIEGGSDCRVDTKRKIILALGLRPEDKERVFGARFTVRKGR; this is encoded by the coding sequence ATGAACAACGTGCGCGTGATGCGCGAAGAGCAGCTCCTCACCAAGGCCGAGCTGGCCCGCAAGGCCGGCATCTCCGCGCTCACCCTGGCCCGCATCGAGGGCGGCAGCGACTGCCGCGTCGACACCAAGCGCAAGATCATCCTCGCCCTGGGCCTCCGCCCCGAGGACAAGGAGCGGGTCTTCGGGGCCCGCTTCACCGTCAGGAAGGGAAGGTAG
- a CDS encoding sigma-54-dependent transcriptional regulator, which produces MAFRSVLIADDEESMRHLLTVFLRDHGYEVRAVANGEEALKELQARDYDLVLSDVRMPRLDGLALLREAQRAQPELTFIVMSAYGSHDAALEAMKAGAYDYVSKPFKPDEVLLVLKKAEERQRLWRENRRLRTELAGEYRVESLVGDSAPMADLLKQVRKLAPVKTTVLLTGESGTGKELIARALHDLSPRAALPFVAVNCGAIPAELMESELFGHVKGAFTDAARDKKGLAVEADGGTLFLDEIGELPLQLQVKLLRFLQEEEVRPVGGTRSERVDVRVVAATARDLPAAVQAGRFREDLYYRLDVVGLRLPPLRERAGDIPALARHFLARFASLRPAGPLEGFAPEALAALEAYRWPGNVRELEHAMERAAVLSEGPLVREDDLPEVVRGAPDRTPPAFELPEATLSVKRATRAVEEQLIRKALAQTGGNRTRAAELLELSYRALLYKIKEYGISG; this is translated from the coding sequence TTGGCCTTCCGCAGCGTCCTCATCGCCGACGACGAGGAGTCGATGCGTCACCTCCTCACCGTGTTCCTCCGGGATCACGGCTACGAGGTGCGCGCGGTCGCGAACGGCGAGGAGGCGCTGAAGGAGCTCCAGGCGCGCGACTACGACCTGGTCCTCTCCGACGTGCGCATGCCGCGGCTGGACGGCCTCGCGCTGCTCCGCGAGGCCCAGCGCGCGCAGCCCGAGCTCACCTTCATCGTGATGAGCGCCTACGGCTCGCACGACGCGGCGCTGGAGGCGATGAAGGCGGGCGCCTACGACTACGTCTCGAAGCCGTTCAAGCCTGACGAGGTCCTGCTGGTCCTCAAGAAGGCGGAGGAGCGGCAGCGCCTGTGGCGCGAGAACCGCCGGCTGCGTACCGAGCTGGCCGGGGAGTACCGGGTGGAGAGCCTGGTCGGCGACTCTGCGCCGATGGCGGACCTCCTGAAGCAGGTGCGGAAGCTCGCGCCGGTGAAGACCACCGTGCTCCTCACCGGCGAGTCGGGGACCGGCAAGGAGCTCATCGCCCGCGCGCTGCACGACCTCTCGCCGCGGGCCGCCCTGCCGTTCGTGGCCGTGAACTGCGGCGCCATCCCGGCCGAGCTGATGGAGTCGGAGCTGTTCGGGCACGTGAAGGGCGCCTTCACCGACGCCGCCCGCGACAAGAAGGGCCTGGCGGTGGAGGCCGACGGCGGCACGCTCTTCCTGGACGAGATCGGCGAGCTGCCGCTCCAGCTCCAGGTCAAGCTGCTCCGCTTCCTGCAGGAGGAGGAGGTCCGGCCGGTGGGCGGCACCCGCTCCGAGCGCGTGGACGTGCGGGTGGTGGCCGCCACCGCGCGCGACCTGCCGGCGGCGGTGCAGGCGGGACGCTTCCGCGAGGACCTCTACTACCGGCTCGACGTGGTGGGGCTGCGGCTGCCGCCGCTGCGGGAGCGGGCCGGCGACATCCCGGCGCTGGCGCGGCACTTCCTGGCGCGCTTCGCGAGCCTCCGGCCCGCCGGGCCGCTCGAGGGCTTCGCCCCCGAGGCGCTGGCGGCGCTCGAGGCCTACCGCTGGCCCGGCAACGTGCGCGAGCTGGAGCACGCCATGGAGCGGGCGGCGGTGCTCTCCGAGGGGCCGCTGGTGCGGGAGGACGATCTGCCCGAGGTGGTGCGAGGTGCGCCTGATCGGACCCCCCCCGCCTTCGAGCTGCCCGAGGCGACGCTCTCCGTCAAGCGGGCGACGCGGGCGGTGGAGGAGCAGCTCATCCGCAAGGCGCTGGCGCAGACGGGGGGGAACCGCACCCGCGCCGCCGAGCTGCTCGAGCTCTCGTACCGGGCGCTCCTCTACAAGATCAAGGAATACGGGATCTCCGGGTGA
- a CDS encoding SDR family oxidoreductase, giving the protein MNVVVLGATSAIAEQVARLHAARGAALLLVGRKPGRLAAVAADLRLRGAARVEVRALELDELAAHAALAAEAEALLGPVDLVVVAQGALGDPAAYAADPAAAAAVLHTNLVAPASLLTAFAARLARRGAGSLVVLGSVAGDRGRGSNFAYGAAKGGLALFAQGLRNRWHRTGLHVLTVKPGFVDTPMTAHVPKNPLFASPERVAAAIVRAADARRDVLYVPWFWRFILLAVRAIPERVFKKLDL; this is encoded by the coding sequence GTGAACGTCGTCGTGCTGGGCGCCACCTCCGCCATCGCCGAGCAGGTGGCGCGGCTGCACGCGGCGCGCGGGGCGGCGCTGCTCCTCGTCGGGCGCAAGCCGGGGCGGCTCGCCGCGGTGGCGGCCGACCTGCGGCTGCGCGGCGCCGCCCGGGTCGAGGTGCGGGCGCTGGAGCTCGACGAGCTCGCCGCGCACGCCGCGCTCGCCGCCGAGGCGGAGGCGCTGCTCGGTCCGGTGGATCTGGTGGTGGTCGCGCAGGGCGCGCTCGGCGATCCGGCCGCCTACGCCGCCGATCCCGCGGCGGCGGCGGCGGTGCTCCACACGAACCTCGTCGCCCCCGCCTCGCTCCTCACCGCCTTCGCCGCGCGCCTGGCGAGGCGCGGGGCCGGCTCGCTGGTCGTGCTGGGCTCGGTGGCCGGCGACCGCGGGCGCGGCAGCAACTTCGCCTACGGCGCGGCCAAGGGCGGGCTGGCGCTCTTCGCGCAGGGGCTGCGGAACCGCTGGCACCGCACCGGCCTGCACGTGCTCACCGTGAAGCCAGGCTTCGTCGACACCCCCATGACGGCGCACGTCCCGAAGAACCCGCTCTTCGCCTCGCCGGAGCGGGTGGCCGCCGCCATCGTCCGCGCCGCCGACGCCCGGCGCGACGTGCTCTACGTGCCGTGGTTCTGGCGCTTCATCCTGCTCGCGGTGCGGGCCATCCCGGAGCGCGTGTTCAAGAAGCTGGACCTGTAG
- a CDS encoding FAD-binding oxidoreductase, whose protein sequence is MAPVESWGRIRAEGAARPLWWRDDPLPEVEGTMLPFGRGRSYGDACLDQGGTLLLTRGLSRFISFDEATGLLACEGGVTLGEILARFAPLGFFPTVVPGTKHVTVGGAIANDIHGKNHHRAGTFGAHVTRLELLRSDGSRRVCSPAEHPELFAATVGGLGLTGLVTWAELRLKRIPSAFIRWETVPFENVDAFFELSARSDTTHEYTVAWIDCLARGDRLGRGLFYRGNHAEAPFRAGRRRRPVTVPFDLPDAVLNRLTVKAFNALYRWRNRGAGERLVHYEPFFFPLDGVERWNRIYGRSGLMQFQCVLPFDRGLGGVRGVLDAIARSGQGSFLAVLKTFGGLPSPGLLSFPRPGVTVALDFPRRGERTLALFRELEGLVLEQGGALYPAKDLVMSPRMFRAAYPRAPELERLRDPRFESTFWRRVTAAEERP, encoded by the coding sequence ATGGCACCTGTCGAGTCGTGGGGCCGCATCCGCGCCGAGGGCGCCGCGCGGCCGCTGTGGTGGCGCGACGACCCGCTCCCGGAGGTCGAGGGGACCATGCTGCCGTTCGGGCGCGGCCGGAGCTACGGCGACGCGTGCCTCGACCAGGGCGGCACGCTCCTGCTCACGCGCGGCCTCTCGCGCTTCATCTCCTTCGACGAGGCGACCGGCCTCCTCGCCTGCGAGGGGGGCGTGACGCTGGGCGAGATCCTGGCCCGCTTCGCGCCGCTGGGCTTCTTCCCGACGGTCGTCCCCGGCACGAAGCACGTCACGGTGGGCGGCGCCATCGCCAACGACATCCACGGCAAGAACCACCACCGCGCCGGCACCTTCGGGGCGCACGTGACGCGCCTCGAGCTCCTGCGCTCGGACGGCTCGCGCCGGGTGTGCTCGCCGGCGGAGCACCCCGAGCTGTTCGCGGCCACCGTCGGCGGGCTGGGGCTCACCGGCCTCGTCACCTGGGCCGAGCTCCGGCTGAAGCGGATCCCGAGCGCGTTCATCCGGTGGGAGACGGTGCCGTTCGAGAACGTGGACGCGTTCTTCGAGCTCTCGGCCCGGTCCGACACCACCCACGAGTACACGGTCGCCTGGATCGACTGCCTGGCGCGGGGCGACCGGCTCGGGCGCGGGCTCTTCTACCGCGGCAACCACGCCGAGGCGCCGTTCCGCGCCGGCCGGCGGCGGCGGCCGGTGACGGTGCCGTTCGACCTCCCGGACGCGGTGCTCAATCGCCTCACCGTGAAGGCCTTCAACGCGCTCTACCGCTGGAGGAACCGCGGGGCGGGCGAGCGGCTCGTCCACTACGAGCCCTTCTTCTTCCCGCTCGACGGGGTGGAGCGCTGGAACCGCATCTACGGGCGGAGCGGCCTGATGCAGTTCCAGTGCGTGCTCCCGTTCGACCGCGGCCTGGGCGGGGTCCGCGGCGTGCTCGACGCCATCGCGCGCTCGGGCCAGGGCTCGTTCCTGGCCGTGCTGAAGACCTTCGGCGGCCTGCCCTCGCCGGGCCTCCTCTCGTTCCCGCGCCCGGGCGTCACCGTCGCGCTCGACTTCCCGCGGCGCGGGGAGCGCACCCTCGCGCTCTTCCGGGAGCTGGAGGGCCTGGTCCTGGAGCAGGGCGGGGCGCTCTACCCGGCCAAGGACCTCGTCATGTCCCCCCGCATGTTCCGCGCCGCGTACCCGCGCGCGCCCGAGCTGGAACGCCTGCGGGATCCGAGGTTCGAGTCCACCTTCTGGCGGCGCGTGACCGCCGCGGAGGAGCGGCCGTGA
- a CDS encoding UbiA family prenyltransferase: MTARRARATGSPVPDASPARSPLRPAVRLLRVHQWSKNLLLLVPPLGAHRLSADVLAPALVGAAAFSLAASSAYVVNDLLDREADRVHPVKARRPLAAGELSPRAALALAAAALAAALALALTALPGFLGALGVYWLVTVAYSVRLKRVPVLDVLVLAGLYALRILAGTLATGVPTSAWLFTLAMFLFLSLALVKRTSELRRMTAGAAAGLAARGRGYSTADLEILSMIGVASGLVAVLVLALYVASADVTRLYAHPERLWLLCPLGLYWVSRLWLLARRGAVDEDPVLFALRDPPSWLVGALAAAVVVAGT; encoded by the coding sequence TTGACCGCGCGCCGCGCTCGCGCTACGGGCTCGCCCGTGCCCGACGCCTCGCCGGCCCGCTCGCCCCTTCGCCCCGCGGTGCGGCTCCTGCGCGTCCACCAGTGGTCGAAGAACCTGCTGCTCCTCGTCCCGCCGCTCGGGGCGCACCGGCTCTCGGCGGACGTGCTCGCGCCGGCCCTCGTCGGCGCGGCCGCCTTCTCCCTTGCCGCCTCGAGCGCCTACGTCGTGAACGATCTCCTCGATCGCGAGGCGGACCGGGTCCACCCCGTCAAGGCGCGCCGCCCGCTGGCGGCGGGCGAGCTCTCGCCCCGCGCCGCCCTCGCGCTGGCCGCGGCGGCGCTCGCGGCCGCCCTGGCGCTGGCGCTGACCGCCCTGCCGGGCTTCCTCGGCGCCCTGGGCGTCTACTGGCTCGTCACCGTCGCCTACTCCGTGCGGCTGAAGCGCGTGCCGGTGCTGGACGTGCTCGTGCTGGCCGGGCTCTACGCGCTGCGCATCCTCGCCGGCACGCTCGCCACGGGCGTCCCCACCTCGGCGTGGCTCTTCACGCTCGCCATGTTCCTCTTCCTCTCGCTGGCGCTCGTGAAGCGCACGTCGGAGCTGCGCCGGATGACCGCCGGCGCGGCGGCCGGCCTCGCCGCCCGCGGCCGCGGCTACTCCACCGCGGACCTCGAGATCCTCTCCATGATCGGCGTCGCGAGCGGCCTGGTGGCGGTGCTGGTGCTCGCGCTCTACGTGGCGAGCGCGGACGTGACGCGCCTCTACGCGCACCCCGAGCGGCTCTGGCTGCTCTGCCCGCTCGGGCTCTACTGGGTGAGCCGCCTGTGGCTCCTCGCCCGCCGGGGCGCCGTCGACGAGGACCCGGTGCTCTTCGCGCTGCGCGACCCGCCGAGCTGGCTGGTGGGGGCGCTGGCGGCGGCGGTCGTGGTGGCGGGGACCTGA